A segment of the Lolium perenne isolate Kyuss_39 chromosome 3, Kyuss_2.0, whole genome shotgun sequence genome:
GGAACATGGTGACTGAACCTAAGTAGCAAGATAAATCACAGGATAACAGGCTTGACGAGCAAGATAAATCGGATGGTGGCAGCATGAACATGGGAGCTTACTTTGGTGGAGGCAGGGGCctgggtggaggtggtggtggtgccgTGGTGGCGCACCGGCAGCAGGGAGGGTGCGTGGAGCGGAGAGGCGTGGGCACGGCGCACAGATGCGAGGTCGGCGGCGGAGCGTTCTCCCTGCGGGATTTCGATTTCGTCAGCAATGGCACGTTGAGCAGCCCGAGGACCTAAGAAATGAACAGCGAAAGGGCGCGGCTTTGGTTCTTGGAACCCTTACCCTGGCGGCAGAGCACAAGCGGCGGAGGATCGAGGGCACAAGATTCGGAGCGGAGTGCGCACCGCGCGCGTACGGGAGGCTgaatgcggcggcggcggcggcggagagctGGAGAGGGGATGGGGAGTTTTGGTCGGCGAGGGTCAGGAAACGGCGCGAGAAATCGACAGCGTTGTTAATGTTACCTTGCGAGAAGGTCCGGGGAGCGATGACGGCAGCGGACGAGACGATGAGGTGGCCGGGAGGCGGCGGAGGGCGCGTAGCGCGGCGGCCATGGCGTCCCGCCGGCTGGGGTTTTGCTCGCGTCGCTGCTACGCCAAGTTGCCAACGGAACAGAGAGTGGTGAGACAGCAGAGGAAACGGAGAAGAAAGGCGACGGGGTTCGTGTTGGGCCGGGCCGGATTCAGACCCCCGCTTCCTCGAGATCTCCCGAGGCAGATCCGTTATCTGGAGGCGCGGGTTGCGGCTGGCGAACGCGGTGGTGGGATTCCGCCGCCCTGAATCTCCCAGCAGCGAGGCGCCGCCCCTCTTCACGTCTCGTCAAGGTGAAGGAGGGAGAAGGGGAGCACCATGCTCCGTTTGACGATGAAGGCGTTTCGGAAGCGAGGGTCCACGCGACGCGTCCGACCCGAGGTCCTGTTCATGGTGGAACCACCTCGGGGTTCGCACACGACACGTCGCCGGGCCGTGCTGACTCTACTACTTCCAAGGCCTCCTATGGACACGCGTCCGTACGCCACTCCGCCTGCTTGTCCGCTCAACTCCGCCCAGCTCCGTGGCGAGGCTTCCTCTCGCTTCCCCCAATCTCGCATCGCCGTCCTCCGCGGAGGCGCGTGACGCTGGTGCCGCCCGGTGGTGATGGAGGAGGGGTTTCGGAGAGTGACGACGAGGTTCAGGGCCTTGCGCGACAGGGCGGCGGGCGAGGGTTTGGAGCAGACGGTCGCGGATCTACCACTTCAAGCTCGGACCCAGATCCATGGCGGCTCTCGCTTGGTTTGGGAGGGGCACAGCTGGAGGAAGGTGCGGCTTGCCCGTCTCGACCTGCAGCGGATCCGGGAGTTCGTGACTTCAATCTCTTCATCGGCTCATTCGGCCGATTTCGATCCAAGCTGCGATGCAAGGGGACTTCACCGTCTCCAGTGGGGCAGCGAGCGCGTCAGGTTGCCTCGATGGAGAAGGGATCAGCTGCTGTGAGCAGGCCCGTGATGGTGAAGTCTGGCAAGAAGAAATCTCTGAAGAAGCTCTTCTGCGACGAGCTCAAAGGCAAAAAGGAAGTGCCATCGGAGATTCCTCGTTGTGCCATGAGGGCCTCTCGTCAACCAATCAGGCGAGATGGGCAGCCAGGCCGTCCCAGGCATCCTCTCTCCCCTGTGTCCATGGCAATGGTGGAGGCAAACCGCCAAATGCCGCCAATGTGGGATCCGATCAGGGCAGAGGATGGTGGCTCGCGCAGGGATCGCATTGCGGCAACATCACTGCTGGTTCTCAGTCATCAAACCTTGCTGATGGAGAAAACTCTGCAAGTGATGGTGGCAGAGAAGAAGGAGAGTTGAGGCTTCGGTCTCAACGACAAGCTTTTGGATGTTTTGCTAGCATTTTTGAGTCTGGGCGTTTAGCCGTTGACAAGAGTCCAAGAGAGGAAGGAATAGATTACTTTTGGAACACCTTTCGCTCAGAGGTGGACGAGGTGGAAAGCTTCTACAGACAGCTGTGGCATATTCCTCCGGATCCTACCAAACCACCAGGGCAGAGACGTCCTTGTACAAAAAGGGGTGAACCTAGGGTTCGCGTCTCCCCCTTCAAGCCGCTGCCACCACTTCTCCCTGATCGACCTGGCTTGTGTGTGCTGGGTGTTGAAGACTTGGAGCAGGAGGAGCTTCTGAACATGGCTGATCGTGGGAGAGGCCGTGGCTGTGGCAATAGCGGAAGAGGAGATCGACAGCAGCAACAGAATCAACAATTTCAACCAGAGTTCAACCAGATGCAAGGTTATCCTTACCCACCTCAAGCTCCTTACGGTTTGATGCCTGGTGCTATGCCTCCACCTTGGTTTGGGGGTCCTTTTCCTCCCTATCCTCAGCAACCTTTTGGTATGCAACCAAACCAATGGGTGAACCCGCAGCAGAATGGTGGTCAAGGTCAACAAGCAACTGGAGAGTATGGGGGTAGAAACAAGAATCAGCAGGGTAGATTCCAACAGAAGAAGAAAGGTCCAGCTCAGGTAGAATCTTCTGGTTCAAACTCTTTGAACTATGCAGATACCATCTGTGAAGGATGTGGAGAGCCAGGACATCTGAAGGCTGCTTGTTCCAGTGCTCAAGAGGCCTCACCAGATTGCTAGGTACATAGGAAGTTCTGCAAATGGTCTTGGTTTTTATCATACTGAAGCTCCTGAAGTGAGTGTTAAACCCATTAGCTCTACAAGAAACTGTGGTGTGGTGACTATTGAGGATGGAGAGATTAGCAGAGAGGACCTGGCTAGAGAATTCTCCAACATCTACAAGACAAATTGGCCCTAGCAGATTAGGGAACTTGGGGATTGGTCTTACCTAGTGAAATTCCCACCACATATCCCTGTGGAGCAAGTGATTGGGTAcccaaggtttgggctagcaaaagtgatgggattcgtagcatagaaaacaaaaaatttcctaccgcaagaacgaaacacaagccaagatctaatctagaagacggtagcaacgaggggatcacgagactaacccttgaagatttccaaagcctaacgagattagatctcgtggtggatgtagtcgatcacttgcc
Coding sequences within it:
- the LOC127338258 gene encoding uncharacterized protein; amino-acid sequence: MAAALRALRRLPATSSSRPLPSSLPGPSRKLSAAAAAAFSLPYARGAHSAPNLVPSILRRLCSAARGERSAADLASVRRAHASPLHAPSLLPVRHHGTTTTSTQAPASTKLNSPEQCSEEEAVQFALEKLRNIDKSLAQLKLYMWCKFVLFGMFLHVFYRLFSLLKEDVVALGKKVDKLESRRILERKIVQRSDSC